A region from the Bacilli bacterium genome encodes:
- a CDS encoding DUF5693 family protein, translating into MKLYAKLNRIAAGWLWVIVLAGVVAALPLAANRMAIERSTDTVEFVFDYRDLLQISQFEPDPRAFVASELAKMQQIGIQALALYESTLEDFRLSGEISLYSAREAALLAGTAVSPTNNSTYVLFSDAHSAKSLTPVIESGFADYGVQVQPWTVANRPGLKIPLPFDESVMKPLEPDPIALNALHEKGFDIVPRLSDNRPFNRDRMEKMLAQFAQNGVKWVIFSGDRVTGYTDHAVPAMASLMQKYGIGEVIIEPVSIKTPQSGSGELAYLTDYRVIRLHSVLEGEAGQPADRLADRYILAAKDRNIRMIYLNAEASRNPDKAEFTNPLDNLYDSLTGPDGAIKRLQAAGFHIGQADPLQATDPSWQKPLRLVVVVGAVALIALALAEFFPSLFLALFALGLLGAAGLVVVAPGLLLQALALGVGVCAATLAAIKAIQALRRSRPATEQIPPPIVRIRRATGLLIMASAISLSGVALIVGLLNNVVYMLQIQQFRGVSLLHMLPIAAVLLYLLFFADGFRFSQAVAQARVILTANIKVWWALAAMIAGAGLLYYMSRTGNAGQTSEWERMLRSFLENTLYVRPRTKEFLFAHPLFVLGAYAAVKYPKALYLFVAGVIGQLSIVDTFAHIHTPLVISLIRVGYGVLFGAIIGICLIVVWEWLERLWRRWNNAENPS; encoded by the coding sequence ATGAAACTTTACGCGAAATTAAATCGCATCGCAGCCGGTTGGCTGTGGGTCATCGTGCTGGCCGGGGTCGTGGCGGCGCTGCCCCTTGCGGCCAACCGAATGGCGATTGAACGGTCTACCGATACCGTTGAATTTGTGTTTGATTACCGTGATTTGCTGCAAATATCCCAATTCGAACCCGACCCGCGAGCGTTTGTCGCGAGTGAGCTGGCCAAAATGCAACAGATCGGCATTCAGGCTTTGGCTCTGTACGAGAGCACGCTGGAAGACTTTCGTTTGAGCGGGGAAATTTCCTTGTATTCTGCACGGGAAGCCGCCTTGCTGGCCGGAACGGCAGTTTCCCCTACGAATAATTCGACATATGTGCTATTTAGCGATGCCCATTCCGCCAAATCGCTTACACCGGTTATCGAGTCGGGTTTTGCCGACTATGGCGTGCAAGTTCAACCCTGGACCGTTGCAAATCGACCGGGTTTGAAGATACCGTTGCCGTTTGATGAAAGTGTCATGAAGCCGCTGGAACCGGACCCGATTGCGCTAAATGCGCTGCATGAAAAAGGTTTTGACATCGTTCCGCGTTTGTCGGACAATCGTCCGTTTAACCGGGATCGTATGGAAAAAATGCTCGCGCAATTTGCGCAAAATGGCGTAAAATGGGTGATTTTTTCCGGCGATCGCGTGACCGGCTATACGGATCACGCTGTGCCGGCGATGGCCAGCTTGATGCAAAAATATGGCATCGGCGAGGTCATCATCGAACCGGTCAGCATTAAAACGCCGCAGTCAGGTAGCGGGGAACTGGCCTATTTGACGGATTACCGCGTGATTAGACTGCATTCGGTGCTGGAAGGAGAGGCCGGTCAGCCTGCCGACAGGTTGGCCGACCGTTATATCCTGGCCGCAAAGGATCGGAATATCCGCATGATCTATTTGAATGCGGAAGCGAGCAGAAATCCGGACAAAGCGGAATTTACCAACCCGCTCGACAATTTGTACGATAGCCTGACCGGACCGGACGGCGCGATCAAGCGGCTGCAAGCGGCAGGATTTCATATCGGCCAGGCGGATCCGCTGCAAGCAACAGACCCGTCGTGGCAAAAGCCGCTGCGGCTCGTAGTTGTCGTTGGCGCCGTCGCGCTTATTGCGCTTGCACTGGCGGAATTTTTCCCTTCGCTCTTCCTTGCGCTGTTCGCTTTGGGCTTGCTCGGCGCAGCCGGACTCGTTGTCGTCGCCCCCGGCCTTTTGCTGCAGGCGCTCGCGCTTGGCGTCGGGGTATGCGCAGCCACGCTTGCGGCGATTAAAGCGATTCAGGCGCTTCGCCGTAGCCGGCCGGCCACGGAGCAAATCCCGCCGCCAATCGTCCGGATTCGCCGCGCAACTGGCTTACTCATCATGGCTTCGGCGATTTCGCTATCCGGCGTTGCCCTCATCGTCGGCTTGCTCAATAATGTTGTGTATATGCTGCAAATTCAGCAATTTCGCGGCGTCAGCCTGTTGCATATGCTCCCCATCGCGGCTGTCCTGCTTTATCTTTTGTTTTTCGCCGACGGTTTTCGGTTCTCGCAGGCTGTCGCCCAAGCGCGCGTGATTTTGACGGCCAACATCAAGGTGTGGTGGGCGCTCGCCGCGATGATTGCGGGAGCCGGCCTGTTATATTATATGTCGAGAACCGGCAACGCCGGACAAACGTCGGAATGGGAGCGGATGCTCCGTTCCTTTTTGGAAAATACGCTGTACGTTCGCCCGCGCACGAAGGAGTTTTTGTTTGCGCATCCGCTTTTTGTGCTGGGCGCATACGCGGCGGTTAAATATCCGAAAGCCCTGTATTTGTTTGTGGCCGGCGTCATCGGCCAGCTGTCGATTGTCGATACGTTCGCCCATATCCATACGCCGCTTGTCATTTCACTTATCCGCGTCGGATATGGCGTTTTGTTCGGCGCTATCATCGGCATTTGTCTGATTGTTGTTTGGGAATGGCTGGAGAGGTTGTGGCGGCGATGGAACAACGCGGAAAATCCGTCGTAA
- a CDS encoding phospho-sugar mutase: MNQAQTEYHRWLQDSAIDEETKRELRAIADQPQEIEDRFYRELQFGTGGLRGVIGAGSNRINRYTVGKATQGLAQYLLNKYKHRPISAVIAHDSRHMSPEFALETALVLAANGVKAFLFDSLRPTPELSFAVRHLGCTAGVVITASHNPPEYNGYKVYDENGCQLVPRLAEEVIAEIRGIADFSRIKKIAKEEAEKTGLLVWIGQEVDKAFVNAVCAASPLGERIHGLASDVGIIYTPLHGSGNLAVRAALKQNGFTQVTVVKEQELPDPDFSTVKSPNPEETAAFTLAIELAKKTGADIIIGTDPDCDRMGAVVKTKAGEYAILTGNQAGAIMIRYMLEALREHNRLPQNGVVVKTIVTSELGAEIARRAGLPIVDTLTGFKYIGEKITQFEQSKEKQFLFGYEESYGYLGGTYARDKDAVFASLLICEACAYYKAKGQTLHDVLEELYAEYGAYKEKLVSRTLKGKDGVAKITAIMDDFRKQPPTEAGGVKVVEMRDYAGGLDGLPPENVLKFILADKSWFCLRPSGTEPKIKLYFSVNKKTEQESDQALEQLVNEICARIDAH; encoded by the coding sequence TTGAATCAGGCACAAACCGAGTATCATCGTTGGCTGCAAGACAGCGCGATTGACGAAGAGACCAAACGGGAACTGCGCGCGATTGCCGACCAGCCGCAAGAAATCGAGGATCGGTTTTATCGCGAATTGCAATTCGGCACCGGCGGGCTGCGCGGCGTTATCGGCGCCGGGAGCAACCGCATCAACCGCTACACGGTAGGCAAAGCGACCCAGGGATTGGCGCAGTATTTGCTTAACAAGTACAAGCATCGGCCGATTTCCGCCGTTATCGCCCACGATTCCCGGCATATGTCGCCTGAATTTGCCTTGGAAACAGCGCTTGTGCTGGCGGCAAACGGCGTCAAGGCGTTTTTGTTCGACTCCTTGCGCCCGACTCCGGAATTGTCGTTTGCCGTGCGGCATCTGGGCTGCACAGCCGGCGTCGTGATCACCGCCAGCCATAATCCTCCGGAATATAACGGCTATAAAGTGTATGACGAAAACGGGTGTCAGCTTGTTCCCCGTTTGGCGGAAGAGGTGATTGCCGAAATTCGCGGCATCGCCGATTTTTCCCGCATCAAAAAAATAGCGAAGGAAGAAGCGGAAAAGACAGGACTGCTGGTTTGGATCGGACAGGAAGTGGACAAAGCCTTTGTGAACGCCGTGTGCGCCGCGAGCCCGCTGGGCGAGCGGATTCATGGCCTGGCAAGCGATGTCGGAATCATCTACACGCCGCTGCACGGCAGCGGTAATCTGGCTGTCCGGGCCGCACTGAAGCAAAACGGCTTCACCCAGGTAACGGTCGTGAAAGAGCAGGAACTGCCGGATCCTGATTTTTCCACCGTCAAATCGCCCAACCCCGAAGAGACGGCGGCGTTTACGCTGGCGATCGAATTGGCGAAAAAGACCGGCGCGGACATCATCATCGGCACCGATCCCGACTGTGACCGCATGGGCGCGGTGGTGAAAACAAAAGCGGGGGAATACGCGATTCTAACCGGCAATCAGGCGGGCGCCATCATGATCCGATATATGCTGGAAGCGCTCAGGGAACATAACCGGCTGCCGCAAAACGGCGTCGTCGTAAAAACAATCGTAACGAGCGAATTGGGGGCGGAAATCGCGCGCCGTGCCGGCCTTCCCATTGTCGACACGCTCACCGGATTCAAATATATCGGCGAAAAAATCACGCAGTTCGAACAGTCCAAAGAAAAACAATTTTTATTCGGTTACGAAGAAAGCTACGGCTATTTGGGCGGCACATATGCGCGGGATAAGGACGCTGTCTTCGCTTCCCTGTTGATTTGCGAGGCGTGCGCTTACTACAAGGCGAAAGGGCAAACTTTGCATGATGTGCTCGAGGAACTATACGCCGAATACGGGGCGTACAAAGAAAAACTTGTGTCCCGCACGCTGAAAGGCAAAGACGGTGTGGCCAAAATCACCGCCATCATGGACGATTTCCGCAAACAACCGCCAACGGAAGCCGGCGGGGTGAAAGTTGTCGAGATGCGCGACTACGCGGGCGGCCTTGACGGCTTGCCTCCGGAAAATGTGCTGAAGTTCATCCTAGCGGACAAATCGTGGTTTTGCCTGCGTCCTTCCGGCACGGAGCCGAAGATTAAATTGTATTTTTCCGTCAACAAAAAAACGGAACAAGAGTCCGACCAAGCTTTGGAACAATTGGTCAATGAAATTTGCGCCCGGATTGACGCCCATTAA